The DNA sequence TCCATAgaaacattaaatatatatatatatataagaacaatcaaaattaattacccaaacaaatatataatgtaaaaataGAGACAAAGTCAAAAGTTTAAAGATTACCACCAAAGACGAAGAAATCCAGGCTCTTGTTTGGCAAGTACTCATAAATTagtatcttttcttcttcttcaatgcAACACCCTAAAAGTTTAACGAGATTATCATGTTGGAGTTTTGCAATGAGGGCAATCTCATTTTTGAACTCCACCAATCCTTGTCTTGAACTTTTTGAAAGCCTCTTTATTGCTATTTCTTGTCCATCGAGTAACTTTCCctgaaatcatttttatttggaGATGATATCGTGTATCAATTTAGTAGAAGTATATGACGTTAATTTACCTTATATACGGGTCCAAAACCACCTTCTCCAAGCTTATTTTCAATTGAGAAGTTGTTCGTCGCAGCAGCTAAGCTTTGAAAGCTAAATAGTTGCAACTCATTCGTTTTCTTTCCACCCTTTTCATGTTTCTTTGAATTGTACTTGGTAAAAGGTTTTGTAATAGCTCCCAATTCAAATAGTAGCTCTTGTTGTCTTTTGTTCTCCTCTATCGAGTGTAAATTAAGGTTAGGACATCTAATCAATGTATGGTAGAACTATTAGGAGAAATTTTGGTCTATATGTTTGTGAAAACTTACCTTGTAGCTTCAGCTTTTTCCATCCTAAACAACACAAAGAGCTTGCAAGAAGTATAATAACTGCTCCGCCTGCAGCAGTAACGAGCCATATCCACCACATCTTTCTTGCAGCTGCATTAGCAAACAATGAagacatatttttcttttttcttttttttttttctttttgagtttCATGTTTTTCTCTTGGAAAGAAATGATATTACCTTTATCGGTTTGAAGGACGTAAATCTGTTCGGATTCtccttcaaaatattttctggGTTGTATTCGGCTCCAAATTACACAACGAGTTGCAAAAAGGGAAAAGGCAACACAAGAGCAATTGTTCCAGCAACTGAAACGGCAATCCACAGAGGTCGAGTTGTCATAGAACATAAATCCTCCGGAAGCTACATAACCACCATCAGTATATTGAAACCGCTGTGATGCCGGCTTTCGGCACTTCGGCAAATCAGGCTTCACACATCCTCGCGATTGAATGCTGGTTTCACAGTGAACGAAGCTTCTAAGCCTACTCATAAGAACTCCCGATGGTAGCAAAACCAACATTGGGAAAAACACGCCTTCGTCCGCATGAAAACTGAAGtacatttctttcttatttgacGTATAGCGAAAGCCGTGTCCATCATTCCTATGATATTTGGGTAGTAAAGAAGCTGGAAGGTTGTCGAAACTCAAATTCCCATTGTGCCAAAACCCGCTGGTCCAGTAGATCTTCCCTCTCCACCATGCGATTAATTGGCTGTTATTACGGAAATCTGCGCCCAAAGAAAAATGCCCGGTAGCAGGAATCTGACCAGTTAGCCAGGAAGTCAGTGACCACTGATGCCCAGTCCTCAAATTGATACCCAGTTTCATTCCTGGAAGAAGTGTGTCCGTTGGATAATCAAAGCTTTGCCACAAAACCCGTGTTGTTCCATCTGACACATGCTCTCTCAATATAAAGTTCCCATTATTCTGTAGAATAGCACTTGTATTGCTTGCTATTTGACTGTAATTTGATACAGCAATGCTGCCTCCGTTGTATCTGATTTTTAACTTCCATGCATGGTCAATCATAAGATTTCCGGATGTGTCTGGAACTGGATCATTCCGGTTAGCAACCCAGACTCTCCTCTTCTCCAATCTGGTGTACCATATTCCTAAATAGCGGTAGTCTGAAGAACCTTGCGTGAAGAAGCCTAATGTGAAAGCGTAGTTAGCAGAAACCAGGCGCTCCCAGTCTCTTAGAGGTTTGCCTTGTAGCAGCGTGTCTCTTGTTGAATAACAAGTACttaagaagaggaagaagcagGAGAAAGTGAACGGGATGGGGATTCTTCCTTTGACAGCCATATGACTGGACAGTCGTCACACAGCACAGAAATGTGTTACTATGAGCTTCTCTACTTATAGTATTTTGATGTGGGTTCTAATGGAAGGTGTAAGTGTATGTGAGCATCCCTGATTTGAGACAAAGGCCTGCTAAGGACGGCAGGAATAATGTGTATATATTAGCCACTAATTTTGACCTTGAATTGGAAATGCTTTCATCTGAAAGTGATGCCTTTGTAAAATAAAGAGAGCAGCTTGGAAAAGGAGCGAGAACTACGACCAATTCATGTTTGTCTTTCTAACTTGGCAGAAATCGTAAGGACTAGGACCTCATCAAGGTCCAGTCATTGAAGTGAAAAATCCTATAAACAATGATTATTGCCCTGAGTTGTGAGAGGAGCTCGCACCTTACTTCACCGGCCGGGCATTTTGGTTTCCATTTATAGAgcacaaaagaagaaaaattcgCGGCTAGGCATaaataaaaatgactaaaaGAAGGAACGGCTAACTAGGCTTGAATTCCTGCAGTTGTAGTACAATTAGCCTGACAGATGGAGATCCTGCAGCAGCTCAGTTGTAGCTTTCTAATGTAGTTTATTGCCTTGAATTCCTAGTGTCGCCATATGTTCTGATATTATGGTTTTTGGGCAGCGCGTTTGGTTTCTTCTATTAAAGAATGAGACCATAGACCAGGTTTGTCTTGGTTCTTCAAGcttgaatttaaataaaatataataaattggGGATGCATGGCCTATTTTGGTGAAGCATTA is a window from the Vitis riparia cultivar Riparia Gloire de Montpellier isolate 1030 chromosome 9, EGFV_Vit.rip_1.0, whole genome shotgun sequence genome containing:
- the LOC117922467 gene encoding G-type lectin S-receptor-like serine/threonine-protein kinase CES101, with product MAVKGRIPIPFTFSCFFLFLSTCYSTRDTLLQGKPLRDWERLVSANYAFTLGFFTQGSSDYRYLGIWYTRLEKRRVWVANRNDPVPDTSGNLMIDHAWKLKIRYNGGSIAVSNYSQIASNTSAILQNNGNFILREHVSDGTTRVLWQSFDYPTDTLLPGMKLGINLRTGHQWSLTSWLTGQIPATGHFSLGADFRNNSQLIAWWRGKIYWTSGFWHNGNLSFDNLPASLLPKYHRNDGHGFRYTSNKKEMYFSFHADEGVFFPMLVLLPSGVLMSRLRSFVHCETSIQSRGCVKPDLPKCRKPASQRFQYTDGGYVASGGFMFYDNSTSVDCRFSCWNNCSCVAFSLFATRCVIWSRIQPRKYFEGESEQIYVLQTDKAARKMWWIWLVTAAGGAVIILLASSLCCLGWKKLKLQEENKRQQELLFELGAITKPFTKYNSKKHEKGGKKTNELQLFSFQSLAAATNNFSIENKLGEGGFGPVYKGKLLDGQEIAIKRLSKSSRQGLVEFKNEIALIAKLQHDNLVKLLGCCIEEEEKILIYEYLPNKSLDFFVFDPSKKNLLNWKKRYSIIEGITQGLLYLHKYSRLRVIHRDLKASNILLDNEMNPKISDFGMARIFGRDECEANTNRVVGTYGYMSPEYAMQGIFSTKSDVFSFGVLLLEIVSSKKNHSNYHYEHPLNLIGYAWELWKEGKELELMDQTLCDDPSPNNVVKRCIHVGLLCVQENPKDRPTMSDVVLMLANESMQLSIPKQPAFFIGGIEQELEIPKRNSENCSLNIVSISVMEAR